One region of Flavobacterium sp. KACC 22763 genomic DNA includes:
- a CDS encoding TatD family hydrolase: protein MNYIDIGINLTNKQFQNDIDDVVQDALDADVSQMILTGTSVRNSEESAKIARQYPGVLYATAGIHPHDAKSFDAQSISKLRKLLELKHVVSVGECGLDFDRDFSPRNKQEECYKAQLELAIEVQKPLFLHERSAFNSFMNITKDYLPQLPKAVVHCFTGTLQEAKTYLDNGFYLGFTGAISDAKRFSHLKEVIQYVPLDRMMIETDAPFMLPKNVPNSLLKKYHERRCEPAFLPYVAGTIAQFKGITLAKVVEETTRNSKSFFGI, encoded by the coding sequence ATGAATTACATAGATATCGGAATTAATTTAACCAACAAACAATTCCAAAACGACATAGACGATGTCGTACAAGACGCGCTCGATGCCGATGTATCGCAAATGATACTCACAGGCACCAGCGTACGAAATAGCGAAGAATCTGCTAAGATTGCGCGACAATACCCAGGCGTGTTGTACGCTACGGCGGGAATACATCCGCATGATGCGAAGAGTTTTGATGCGCAGAGTATTTCGAAACTTAGGAAATTATTAGAACTGAAACATGTAGTTTCGGTTGGCGAATGCGGACTCGATTTTGATCGTGACTTTTCGCCCCGAAACAAACAGGAAGAATGTTATAAAGCCCAATTAGAATTGGCGATTGAAGTACAGAAACCTTTGTTTTTGCACGAAAGAAGCGCTTTCAATTCTTTTATGAATATTACCAAAGACTATTTACCGCAATTGCCAAAAGCCGTTGTGCATTGTTTTACGGGAACGTTGCAAGAAGCCAAAACCTATCTCGATAATGGATTTTATCTGGGTTTTACGGGAGCGATTTCAGATGCCAAACGTTTCAGTCATTTAAAAGAAGTCATTCAGTACGTACCGCTCGACCGAATGATGATTGAAACCGATGCGCCGTTTATGCTTCCTAAAAATGTCCCGAACAGCCTCTTGAAGAAATACCACGAACGCCGTTGCGAACCTGCTTTTCTGCCGTATGTTGCTGGAACAATTGCACAGTTTAAAGGAATTACTTTAGCTAAAGTAGTGGAGGAAACGACTAGGAATTCTAAAAGCTTTTTTGGGATTTAA
- a CDS encoding YobI family P-loop NTPase, protein MKEYINSNILVLLAILIIMWSFKRSKKFLIDKFEMLKEFLIKCLQILFKNTIDYLTKVEIILYKDNPVTNQLSLEDLTANLPNETRNNQINKYLDALSFAIHNENVTNIALTGGFGTGKSTIINEFCKRNRGNEYLHISLASFKDDKSDEKLIETSIVQQILYYEKKIKIKESSYKRIDFTKPFRKLIFICLLTLWFYSLIFLFFEGINKKLILFKGISTNTEFIQLFFITGVFYIFYKSFDKIKNLKLSKLTPNTLEIVNEKTDKDLSVFNRNIDEIIYFFEKTNTNIVIVEDIDRFSDDVAIKLYSKIRELSILIKQSKDVIQPVKFIYSVKDELILEDKTKFFDIIVPVIPITDYSNSKNMFLLKLESFFEKEKNESEVVIENKSFLDKNFISEVSNYVYDMRTVINICNEFKLYNEILIIDKPSIDKNKLFAIIFYKNIFPDDFARIQKNESKLHRIFKKDFKKDKDLEKIIVEIDDQLKAKIEEKNELEKLLSKQVLRDVNELRKIYIFNLMVLIEEKHLQKIIDIEGMKLSDNLIADENFEKIKESRNIKFSYDYVRNHNSGISFKDVEDEMDSELTYNKRVKLINDFHENKIALLERKILFLNNEKQNIKNLSLFELCENYNEGVDHFLELVYSSKIYRNVDGKEFTENKVNPNISLFKYLFKNDYLNEDFIEYVSYFHPGSLSSSDHKLMMKINQNETTSFEEKIEDVENLVKNIRDIRFKNKSILIYDILQFLLKECQNPNLRNEKLDFVLDQIKNYHDESVYFIESFLKKISNDNVTLTNFYFEITKWDKFWHFVETKFSEDLRRIILLDLIQLFSDEIGNRTLIKLNKNKGLTNFISLDKDLLKDAFERINTDHLIKTLQVLQVQFTSITYSEKIKNLLLKVYQHDLYQINIDNLNLFSKIDKKYNYDANKFFYSNFGFLKSNETSNLYIRINKNLKEYVENVYLAIEENVNEKADDVLYLLEQNDKILDLENKIKIIQKGFTDKLNSFDSIPVKEIQTLLIQRNKIFSSWENILEYYSWESLIDSDLITFLNDSDNYTKISVLGIYEKEDVLFGENNSCDDFIYELINDENLSQDSFEAIFAESGELVLKSNRINIDSRISFLEERVFFVLDVEEFDSLFKNNRDVLVKLIISYEDSFISELGNYSFDIEFLEQLIDSELSIESLDKIIIEKEVEIIKSENLEFLQKIAEFYLKNKSLNLSSTLFKKLIAVDFEESYKISLFNLAFSDENNEYDICDLLEKMGDKFVDIVNDVKVSFDLNEENERFLKILEEYSIISKFTRSKAKGILNVFYEV, encoded by the coding sequence ATGAAAGAATACATAAACTCAAATATCTTAGTTTTATTAGCTATCCTAATAATTATGTGGTCTTTTAAGAGAAGTAAAAAGTTCTTAATAGATAAATTTGAAATGTTAAAAGAGTTTTTAATTAAGTGTTTACAGATACTGTTTAAAAATACTATTGATTATCTAACTAAAGTTGAAATTATCTTATATAAAGATAATCCAGTCACAAATCAATTGTCACTTGAAGATTTGACTGCAAATTTGCCTAATGAAACAAGAAACAATCAGATAAATAAATATCTTGATGCTTTATCTTTTGCAATACATAATGAAAATGTAACAAATATTGCGTTAACTGGTGGGTTTGGAACTGGTAAAAGCACAATCATTAACGAATTTTGTAAAAGAAATAGAGGTAATGAATATTTACATATTTCCCTAGCAAGTTTTAAAGATGATAAATCGGACGAAAAATTAATAGAAACGAGTATAGTTCAGCAAATTCTTTATTATGAGAAAAAAATAAAAATAAAAGAATCTTCATATAAAAGAATTGATTTTACTAAGCCTTTTCGAAAATTAATTTTCATATGCTTACTGACATTGTGGTTCTATTCTTTAATTTTTTTATTTTTTGAAGGGATTAATAAAAAGCTTATTCTCTTTAAAGGAATTAGCACAAATACAGAATTTATACAATTATTTTTTATTACTGGAGTATTTTATATTTTTTATAAATCATTTGATAAAATAAAGAATTTAAAACTCTCAAAATTAACTCCTAACACTCTTGAAATAGTTAATGAAAAAACAGATAAAGATCTTTCTGTTTTTAATAGAAACATCGATGAAATAATTTACTTCTTTGAAAAAACTAATACGAATATTGTTATTGTTGAAGATATTGATAGATTTAGTGATGATGTAGCTATCAAATTATATTCTAAAATTAGAGAACTTTCTATTTTAATTAAACAGTCTAAGGATGTTATTCAGCCAGTTAAGTTTATTTATTCAGTAAAAGATGAATTAATTTTAGAAGATAAGACAAAGTTTTTTGATATAATTGTTCCTGTTATACCAATTACTGATTATAGTAATTCAAAAAATATGTTTCTTTTAAAATTAGAAAGCTTTTTTGAAAAGGAAAAGAATGAAAGTGAGGTTGTCATAGAAAATAAAAGTTTTTTAGATAAAAATTTCATTTCCGAAGTTTCTAATTACGTGTATGACATGCGTACAGTTATCAATATTTGTAATGAATTTAAATTGTACAATGAGATTTTAATTATTGATAAACCTAGTATTGATAAAAATAAGCTCTTTGCAATTATATTTTACAAAAACATATTTCCAGATGATTTTGCGAGAATTCAAAAAAATGAATCGAAACTGCATCGAATTTTTAAAAAAGATTTTAAAAAAGACAAAGATTTGGAAAAAATTATTGTGGAAATTGACGATCAGTTGAAAGCTAAAATTGAAGAAAAGAATGAATTGGAAAAATTATTGAGTAAACAAGTTTTGAGAGATGTAAACGAGCTAAGAAAAATTTATATTTTTAATTTGATGGTGTTAATTGAAGAAAAACATTTGCAAAAAATTATAGATATAGAGGGGATGAAGTTGAGTGATAACCTGATTGCTGATGAAAATTTCGAAAAAATAAAGGAATCTCGTAATATTAAGTTCAGTTATGATTATGTTAGAAATCACAACTCAGGTATTTCTTTTAAAGATGTTGAAGATGAAATGGATAGTGAATTAACATATAATAAAAGGGTAAAGCTGATTAATGATTTTCATGAAAATAAAATAGCTTTATTAGAAAGAAAAATTCTTTTTTTAAATAATGAAAAGCAAAATATTAAAAATTTAAGTTTATTTGAATTATGTGAAAATTATAATGAAGGAGTTGATCACTTTTTAGAACTAGTTTATTCATCTAAAATATATAGAAATGTTGATGGTAAAGAATTTACTGAAAATAAAGTAAATCCTAACATTAGTTTATTTAAATATCTATTCAAAAATGATTATTTAAATGAAGATTTTATAGAATACGTCTCATACTTTCATCCAGGTTCACTATCTTCCAGTGATCATAAATTGATGATGAAAATAAACCAAAATGAAACTACCTCTTTTGAAGAGAAAATTGAAGATGTAGAGAATTTGGTAAAGAACATAAGAGATATAAGATTTAAAAATAAATCTATATTAATTTATGACATTTTACAATTTTTATTAAAAGAATGCCAAAACCCTAATTTAAGAAATGAAAAACTTGATTTTGTTTTGGATCAGATAAAAAATTATCATGATGAAAGTGTTTACTTTATTGAAAGTTTTTTAAAAAAAATAAGCAATGATAATGTTACTCTGACTAATTTTTATTTTGAAATAACTAAATGGGATAAATTCTGGCATTTTGTAGAAACAAAATTTTCTGAAGATTTAAGAAGAATTATTCTGCTTGATTTAATTCAATTATTTTCAGATGAAATTGGCAATAGGACTTTGATCAAGTTGAATAAAAATAAAGGATTAACAAATTTTATTAGTTTAGATAAGGATTTACTTAAAGATGCATTTGAAAGAATAAATACAGATCATCTTATAAAAACTTTACAGGTTTTACAGGTTCAATTTACTTCAATAACTTATTCTGAAAAAATTAAAAACTTATTATTAAAAGTTTACCAGCACGATTTGTATCAAATTAATATTGATAATTTAAATCTTTTTTCTAAAATAGATAAAAAGTATAATTATGATGCGAACAAGTTTTTTTATTCAAATTTTGGGTTTTTAAAATCTAATGAAACATCAAATTTATATATAAGAATAAATAAAAATTTAAAAGAATATGTAGAAAATGTTTATTTAGCTATTGAAGAAAATGTAAATGAAAAAGCTGATGATGTTTTGTACTTGCTAGAGCAAAATGATAAAATACTAGATTTAGAAAATAAAATAAAAATAATACAAAAAGGATTTACAGACAAATTAAATTCTTTTGATAGTATTCCTGTAAAAGAAATTCAAACATTATTAATTCAGAGAAATAAAATTTTCTCTTCTTGGGAAAATATTTTAGAATATTATAGTTGGGAAAGTTTGATTGATTCAGATTTGATTACTTTCTTAAATGATAGTGATAACTATACAAAAATATCAGTATTAGGTATTTATGAAAAAGAAGATGTTTTATTTGGTGAAAATAATTCATGTGACGATTTTATTTATGAACTTATAAACGATGAAAATCTTTCGCAGGATTCTTTTGAAGCAATCTTTGCGGAATCAGGAGAATTGGTTTTAAAATCAAATCGAATAAATATAGATTCTAGAATTTCATTTTTGGAAGAAAGAGTTTTTTTCGTGCTTGACGTAGAAGAGTTCGATTCATTATTTAAAAATAATAGAGATGTTTTAGTCAAATTAATTATCTCATATGAAGATAGTTTTATTTCAGAGCTAGGTAATTATAGTTTTGATATTGAATTTTTGGAACAATTGATTGATTCTGAATTAAGTATTGAATCTTTAGATAAAATTATTATTGAAAAAGAAGTAGAAATAATTAAAAGCGAAAATTTAGAATTTTTGCAAAAAATAGCTGAATTTTATTTAAAAAATAAATCTTTGAATTTAAGTTCAACATTATTTAAAAAACTTATCGCAGTTGATTTTGAAGAATCTTATAAAATTAGTTTATTTAATTTAGCTTTTTCTGATGAAAATAATGAATATGATATTTGTGATTTGTTAGAAAAAATGGGAGATAAATTTGTTGATATTGTAAATGATGTAAAAGTATCTTTTGATTTAAATGAAGAAAATGAAAGATTTCTTAAAATTTTAGAAGAGTACAGTATCATTTCAAAATTTACTAGAAGTAAAGCTAAAGGAATATTGAATGTTTTTTATGAAGTTTAA
- a CDS encoding DUF4132 domain-containing protein, which translates to MTIEDLLKSKVIENPIKRFKKELEEIVNSNLLSKLLSGKKLKKEVAEFGLELLKLQDNYYSNYISLGSKEAEKFAALVKENIWEDKNYYDLLLYFFGEETAAFVKEAWNRLPQKMYQNGYTRRAFRAPNHKSYLLVNQINFLRSLLNGPYKYNYQDSSTFYYDLSIEDEIRYDTEISNSINKFMVWSSALDSGKEGLFQLFEDIIFNKDTHGKVSRNIIKALLNSEKQQHWELVEKLLLAAQRQEGLRQTILEALDETSIGALQYMIKVLIDNKLTRFSSVVRAIDTWTGLGWDSEKETTVRNIIELASGYFTKPETIPNGVKSKNNNEVYMALWVQGVLDVEKTVPYLHELLEKGSAEKKSLALKFAGETNDPYIEMPLYFKALEDENLQILAFAVPRMNALLEANTKSKFYIENADYPNFFDKVYNLAQSITEKEKTFEGKVFSWLNVKFERDTLYAAAINLVGDNNERLEAVLQHFEGFSINLREKLTRNLLGSFYHYSYYSLKENTLQGMKTPSDFQRNFALRILKDRGESLVASAICVLKNLSLTEDELAVFQELFKRKNSNLKKNLTAILIKQEDQKVVNFVNQTIEKGDLEQRMSMLDVMLQLQKNNKLTDKVNDWVKDYLQRPKITEKETKFIEQLEPSKKQDLLSAENGYGFFTPNEISAYELPKVGADSLYAKAVKEHQYGFSKSMSHIKDEIAKLYKLFEENRNYEYETENYDNSKSTVLLGNSFRPLKNLKDEKNSELAATNYPLYEVWEEWFTKSGLANRDLFLMTLVSNCDRKIWRDFLEKHVFYYKELLPHQNKRGYDWDNAILNILNALQIKYVFNEKADFLIDACSALYADLPESVIEFEYKPAKDEYYYNNNNGNGWQSQGFFDIYLNKIGLLDLTEEQNAKVWNLYRWRQLNGLEKNRSFAKPPIHLYCVAFEQKIITEGELYEGILEPERISVLTSEKKHYRHFGSEDLIKKFPFLVPMIDKIRETFLDVEVKRGDSNTTVTHLVQSFQKIFGANRLVELITALGKASLYKGYIYSWSYTDLTKQKLFSFLLKRCYPLETDTQESFNALIKKAKISEERLIQTAIYAPQWQKFISSYLDWNGLDEGIWWFHAHTKTASYSATNSELESEAARFSTLDLQDFKDGAVDKDWFISAYKKLGKAKWELLYESAKYVTDGNGHRRARLYADTITGDLKIREVTAKVKDKRDQDYLRVYGLVPLSKASPEKDILARYEYLQQFKKESKEFGSMKQASEALAIRVALENLARNAGYPDPVRLTWAMETKQVQNILSKETEVVLEDVTISLVINNEGKADLVTYKAGKELKSIPPKYKKDKGILELTNYRKTMREQWTRSRKGLEESMIRGDEFLFAEMQNLFEHPIISKHLEKLVFISNDNQIGFYVDGSLVTGLGEMISLNEKQTFRIAHCFDLHKNNVWTDYQKYCFDNKLQQPFKQIFRELYVPTPGELKEKSVSRRYAGHQVQPNQTLALLKTRGWKVDYEEGLQKVFHKEGYQVKMYAMADWFSPADVESPTLETIEFHSLKDYKNIAFEDINPRIFSEVMRDIDLVVSVAHVGGVDPEASHSSIEMRAVLLRETLRLFKVKNVEITGNHAIIKGQLAEYSVHLGSAVVHQMPGKYLSILPIHSQHRGRLFLPFADDDPKSAEVMSKVLLFAKDNEIQDPTILSQIDKTYA; encoded by the coding sequence ATGACGATAGAAGATCTTTTAAAAAGTAAAGTAATCGAAAATCCAATTAAGAGATTTAAAAAAGAACTGGAAGAAATTGTAAACAGTAATCTGCTTTCTAAATTACTTTCTGGAAAAAAACTGAAAAAAGAAGTGGCGGAGTTTGGTCTGGAACTCTTGAAACTTCAGGACAATTATTACAGCAATTATATTTCGCTTGGTTCTAAAGAAGCCGAAAAGTTTGCCGCTTTGGTAAAAGAGAATATCTGGGAAGATAAAAACTATTACGACTTGCTGCTTTACTTTTTTGGAGAAGAAACCGCCGCATTCGTAAAAGAAGCTTGGAACAGATTGCCGCAAAAAATGTATCAGAACGGGTATACACGAAGAGCTTTTAGAGCGCCTAATCATAAAAGTTATCTGTTGGTCAATCAGATCAATTTTCTGCGTTCTTTGCTAAACGGACCTTACAAATATAATTATCAGGACAGCAGTACTTTTTATTATGATTTGAGTATTGAAGATGAAATTCGTTACGATACCGAGATTTCAAATTCTATTAATAAATTCATGGTTTGGTCTTCAGCGTTGGATTCTGGTAAAGAAGGACTTTTTCAATTGTTTGAAGACATTATTTTCAATAAAGACACACACGGAAAAGTGTCTAGAAATATCATCAAAGCACTTTTAAATAGCGAAAAACAGCAGCATTGGGAGTTGGTAGAAAAACTGCTTTTGGCGGCGCAGCGTCAAGAAGGTTTGCGCCAGACGATTCTGGAGGCTTTAGACGAAACTAGCATTGGCGCTTTGCAATATATGATTAAAGTGCTAATTGATAATAAACTGACTCGTTTTTCATCGGTTGTAAGAGCCATCGATACGTGGACAGGTTTGGGCTGGGATTCTGAAAAAGAAACTACAGTTCGTAATATTATCGAGTTGGCTTCGGGTTATTTTACCAAACCAGAAACGATTCCGAATGGCGTAAAAAGCAAAAATAATAACGAAGTCTATATGGCGCTTTGGGTTCAAGGTGTTTTGGATGTCGAGAAAACAGTTCCGTATCTACATGAATTATTAGAAAAAGGTTCGGCTGAAAAGAAATCGTTGGCATTAAAATTTGCAGGAGAAACCAACGATCCTTATATCGAAATGCCTCTTTATTTTAAAGCTTTAGAAGATGAGAATCTGCAGATTTTAGCCTTTGCAGTTCCGAGAATGAATGCTTTGTTGGAAGCCAATACAAAATCGAAATTCTATATCGAAAATGCAGATTATCCGAACTTTTTTGATAAAGTTTACAATCTTGCACAAAGCATTACTGAGAAAGAAAAAACTTTTGAAGGGAAAGTGTTTTCGTGGTTAAATGTAAAGTTCGAAAGAGATACGCTTTATGCCGCAGCGATTAATTTGGTTGGCGATAACAACGAAAGATTGGAAGCGGTTTTACAGCATTTTGAAGGTTTCTCGATCAACTTAAGAGAGAAACTGACGAGAAATTTATTGGGAAGTTTTTATCACTATTCGTATTATAGTTTAAAGGAAAATACTCTGCAAGGAATGAAGACGCCATCTGACTTTCAAAGAAATTTTGCCTTGCGTATTTTAAAAGATAGAGGCGAATCTCTTGTAGCTTCGGCGATTTGTGTTTTAAAAAATTTGAGTTTAACCGAAGATGAATTAGCTGTTTTTCAGGAATTATTTAAACGTAAAAATTCTAATTTAAAAAAGAATCTAACAGCAATTCTAATCAAACAAGAAGATCAGAAAGTAGTCAATTTTGTTAATCAGACCATAGAAAAAGGAGATTTAGAACAGCGTATGTCTATGCTGGACGTAATGCTTCAGCTTCAGAAAAACAATAAACTGACAGATAAGGTTAATGATTGGGTAAAAGATTATCTGCAAAGACCAAAAATTACCGAGAAAGAAACCAAATTTATTGAGCAGTTAGAACCTTCAAAAAAACAAGACCTTTTAAGCGCAGAAAACGGTTACGGATTTTTTACGCCAAACGAAATTTCTGCTTATGAACTTCCTAAAGTAGGAGCAGATTCTTTGTATGCAAAAGCGGTAAAAGAACATCAGTATGGTTTCTCCAAATCGATGTCGCATATTAAAGACGAAATTGCGAAGCTTTATAAATTGTTTGAAGAAAACAGAAATTACGAATACGAAACTGAAAATTACGATAATAGCAAATCGACTGTTTTATTAGGAAACTCTTTTAGACCATTAAAAAATCTAAAAGACGAAAAGAATTCCGAATTGGCAGCGACTAATTATCCGTTGTATGAAGTTTGGGAAGAATGGTTTACCAAATCAGGTCTTGCCAATAGAGATTTGTTTTTAATGACGCTAGTAAGCAATTGCGATCGAAAAATATGGAGAGATTTTCTAGAAAAGCATGTTTTTTATTATAAAGAGCTGCTGCCTCACCAAAATAAAAGAGGTTACGATTGGGACAATGCAATTTTGAATATTCTGAATGCATTGCAGATTAAATATGTTTTTAATGAAAAGGCTGATTTCTTAATCGACGCTTGTAGTGCATTATATGCCGATCTTCCGGAATCTGTAATAGAATTTGAGTATAAGCCTGCTAAAGATGAGTATTATTACAATAACAACAACGGAAATGGCTGGCAGAGTCAAGGATTTTTTGATATTTATCTGAACAAAATTGGTTTACTTGATTTAACAGAAGAACAAAATGCTAAAGTCTGGAATCTATATAGATGGAGACAATTAAACGGTTTAGAAAAAAACAGATCTTTTGCCAAACCGCCAATTCATTTGTATTGCGTTGCGTTTGAGCAAAAAATAATTACCGAAGGTGAATTGTACGAGGGAATTTTAGAACCAGAAAGAATTTCTGTTTTAACCAGCGAGAAGAAACATTACAGACATTTTGGAAGCGAAGATTTAATTAAAAAGTTTCCATTCTTAGTTCCGATGATTGATAAAATCAGAGAGACGTTTTTGGATGTTGAGGTTAAGAGAGGAGATTCTAATACTACGGTTACACATCTGGTTCAGAGTTTCCAGAAGATTTTTGGAGCAAACCGCTTAGTCGAATTGATTACAGCGCTTGGAAAAGCAAGTTTGTACAAAGGTTATATTTATTCGTGGAGCTATACTGATTTAACGAAACAGAAATTATTTAGTTTCTTGTTGAAAAGATGTTATCCGTTAGAAACTGATACGCAGGAAAGTTTTAATGCTTTAATTAAAAAAGCTAAAATCTCTGAAGAGAGACTGATTCAGACTGCTATTTATGCGCCTCAATGGCAAAAGTTTATCAGCAGTTATTTGGATTGGAATGGTCTGGATGAAGGAATTTGGTGGTTTCATGCGCACACCAAAACGGCTTCTTACAGTGCTACAAATTCAGAATTAGAAAGTGAAGCGGCGAGATTTTCGACTTTAGATTTGCAAGATTTTAAAGATGGTGCTGTAGATAAAGATTGGTTTATATCGGCTTACAAAAAATTAGGAAAAGCCAAATGGGAACTTTTATACGAATCTGCGAAATACGTAACAGACGGAAATGGTCACAGACGTGCCAGATTGTACGCTGATACGATTACAGGAGATCTAAAAATTAGAGAAGTTACTGCCAAAGTAAAAGATAAACGTGACCAAGATTATTTAAGAGTTTATGGGTTGGTGCCTTTAAGTAAAGCAAGTCCAGAAAAAGATATTTTGGCGCGTTACGAATATTTACAGCAGTTTAAAAAAGAAAGCAAAGAGTTTGGCTCGATGAAACAGGCGAGCGAAGCTTTGGCGATTCGTGTGGCATTGGAAAATTTGGCAAGAAATGCGGGTTATCCAGATCCTGTTCGTTTGACTTGGGCAATGGAAACCAAACAAGTTCAGAATATTTTATCAAAAGAAACCGAAGTGGTTTTAGAAGATGTAACCATAAGTTTGGTGATCAATAATGAAGGAAAAGCTGATTTGGTTACGTATAAAGCAGGAAAGGAATTAAAATCGATTCCGCCGAAATACAAAAAAGACAAAGGTATTCTAGAACTGACGAATTACCGAAAAACCATGCGAGAGCAATGGACTCGTTCAAGAAAAGGCTTGGAAGAAAGTATGATTCGTGGTGATGAGTTTTTATTCGCAGAAATGCAAAATCTTTTCGAGCATCCAATTATTTCAAAACATCTAGAGAAATTGGTCTTTATTTCTAATGACAATCAGATTGGTTTTTATGTCGATGGAAGTTTAGTTACCGGTTTAGGAGAAATGATTTCGTTAAACGAAAAGCAGACTTTTAGAATTGCACACTGTTTCGATTTGCATAAAAATAATGTTTGGACAGATTACCAGAAATATTGTTTTGATAATAAATTACAGCAACCTTTTAAACAGATTTTTAGAGAATTGTATGTTCCAACGCCGGGTGAATTGAAAGAGAAATCGGTTTCAAGACGTTATGCAGGGCATCAAGTTCAGCCGAATCAAACTTTGGCTTTATTGAAAACAAGAGGCTGGAAAGTAGATTACGAAGAAGGATTGCAGAAAGTTTTCCATAAAGAAGGATATCAGGTAAAAATGTATGCAATGGCAGATTGGTTTTCTCCAGCAGATGTTGAGAGTCCGACTTTAGAAACGATCGAATTCCATTCATTAAAAGATTATAAAAACATTGCTTTTGAAGATATCAATCCAAGGATTTTTTCAGAAGTAATGCGCGATATTGATTTGGTGGTAAGCGTTGCCCATGTTGGCGGCGTAGATCCAGAAGCAAGTCATTCTTCTATCGAAATGAGAGCCGTATTGTTAAGGGAAACGTTGCGTTTGTTCAAAGTGAAGAATGTAGAAATTACAGGAAACCATGCCATCATAAAAGGACAATTGGCAGAATACAGCGTTCATTTAGGAAGTGCGGTTGTGCATCAGATGCCAGGTAAATATTTATCGATATTGCCAATTCATTCGCAACACAGAGGGCGTTTATTCCTTCCATTTGCAGATGACGATCCGAAATCGGCTGAGGTTATGTCTAAAGTTTTATTGTTTGCTAAAGACAATGAAATTCAAGATCCAACTATTTTGAGTCAGATTGATAAGACGTATGCATAA
- a CDS encoding slipin family protein: MIKRIKIETYQVGLVFENRKLEKVLKEGLHWIFGNKNIMIYDLNGSFQAPFELDILLQNEVLASLLEVVEVADNEIVLQFVKGNFKEVLTPGKYAFWKGVVKNEFIKADLSKIEITENIPVNLLENVKMRYFTRKFIVASNDKALLFVNGTFVKELKSGTHYFWNNVITIEVKTVDTRQQQLEISGQELLTKDKAGLRINFFVRYQVVDIMKALIENKDFEKQLYVAMQLALRAFIGGLTLDELLNKKDAIAEEILAEVASKIENLGLKTSDAGIRDVILPGDMKEIMNQVLVAEKKAQANSIMRREETAATRSLLNTAKLMEENEMLWKLKEMEYVEKIADKIGEITISGGGNVIGQLKEIFVK; this comes from the coding sequence ATGATAAAAAGAATTAAAATCGAAACTTACCAAGTAGGCTTGGTGTTCGAAAATAGAAAATTAGAAAAAGTATTAAAAGAAGGATTACACTGGATTTTTGGAAACAAAAACATTATGATTTACGATCTAAACGGATCTTTTCAGGCTCCTTTTGAGTTGGATATTTTATTGCAAAATGAAGTATTGGCATCTCTTTTGGAAGTTGTTGAGGTTGCCGATAACGAAATTGTATTACAATTTGTAAAAGGAAATTTCAAAGAAGTTTTAACGCCAGGGAAATATGCTTTTTGGAAAGGAGTTGTAAAAAATGAATTCATTAAAGCAGATTTGTCTAAGATTGAAATCACAGAAAATATTCCAGTAAACTTATTGGAAAATGTTAAGATGAGATACTTCACAAGAAAATTCATTGTGGCAAGCAATGACAAAGCTTTGTTATTTGTGAATGGAACTTTTGTGAAAGAATTGAAATCTGGGACACATTATTTCTGGAATAACGTCATTACAATCGAAGTGAAAACTGTTGATACAAGACAGCAGCAATTAGAAATTTCTGGTCAGGAATTGTTGACTAAAGATAAAGCAGGATTAAGAATCAATTTCTTTGTGAGATACCAAGTGGTTGATATTATGAAAGCTTTGATAGAAAACAAGGACTTTGAAAAGCAGCTGTATGTAGCAATGCAATTGGCTTTGAGAGCTTTTATTGGAGGTTTGACCTTGGATGAATTGTTAAACAAAAAAGATGCTATTGCTGAGGAAATTTTAGCAGAAGTGGCTTCAAAAATCGAAAACTTAGGTTTAAAAACTTCAGACGCTGGAATTAGAGATGTAATTCTTCCAGGAGATATGAAAGAGATTATGAATCAGGTTTTGGTTGCTGAGAAAAAAGCACAGGCCAACAGCATCATGAGAAGAGAAGAAACGGCTGCAACAAGAAGTTTGCTAAACACAGCTAAGCTGATGGAGGAAAACGAAATGTTGTGGAAGTTGAAAGAGATGGAGTACGTTGAAAAAATCGCAGACAAGATT